Proteins from a single region of Streptomyces sp. Tu 3180:
- a CDS encoding universal stress protein, protein MAGHEFFEPADRKRPVADPTAADPAAAEEPRHACDPAFRHGVVVGFDGSTSSERALAYAIGMARRLGSGLIIVHVANRLPTTVWAGCEPPVFVDVPDHRTEVLGLELACADYLTEVPWILVERGGDICHELEEVGREYEADAIVVGSTHGIVGRIFGSVAGRLAKRAQRPVVVIP, encoded by the coding sequence ATGGCCGGTCACGAATTCTTCGAACCCGCGGACCGCAAGCGGCCGGTCGCCGACCCCACGGCGGCCGATCCCGCGGCGGCGGAGGAGCCGCGCCACGCGTGCGACCCCGCGTTCCGGCACGGTGTGGTCGTCGGCTTCGACGGCTCGACCTCCAGTGAACGGGCCCTCGCCTACGCGATCGGCATGGCGCGCCGGCTCGGCTCGGGCCTGATCATCGTCCATGTCGCCAACCGGCTGCCCACCACGGTGTGGGCGGGCTGCGAGCCCCCGGTCTTCGTGGACGTCCCGGACCACCGCACGGAGGTGCTCGGCCTCGAGCTCGCCTGTGCGGACTACCTCACCGAGGTGCCCTGGATCCTGGTCGAGCGCGGTGGCGACATCTGCCACGAACTCGAGGAAGTGGGCCGGGAGTACGAGGCCGACGCGATCGTGGTCGGCTCCACCCACGGCATCGTGGGCCGGATCTTCGGCTCCGTGGCCGGCCGGCTCGCCAAGCGGGCGCAGCGGCCCGTCGTCGTCATCCCGTAG